A single region of the Actinoplanes sp. SE50/110 genome encodes:
- a CDS encoding PadR family transcriptional regulator, giving the protein MPLDASRNSLVLPILELLGERPAHAYDLGTRLRERHAQLTPTRSTVTTLLKFLHRAGLVAAREPGRVGNRPPRTVYELTDRGAADFRARVESGLRDTPVASVDFALAVACLGALPAERAVALLSARAERLTREQEARPAGSTDMAELHTLPDGYWHGLVAAELAWIAALLARIRSAELAWAAGHPVAVPTPTAA; this is encoded by the coding sequence ATGCCGCTGGATGCCTCACGGAACAGTCTGGTGCTGCCGATTCTCGAGCTTCTCGGGGAGCGGCCGGCGCATGCGTACGACCTGGGCACCCGCCTGCGGGAGCGGCACGCGCAGCTCACCCCGACCCGCAGCACGGTCACCACGCTGCTCAAGTTCCTGCACCGGGCTGGCCTGGTGGCGGCGCGCGAACCGGGCCGGGTCGGCAACCGCCCGCCGCGCACCGTGTACGAGCTGACCGACCGCGGCGCCGCCGACTTCCGGGCGCGGGTGGAATCCGGGCTGCGCGACACACCGGTCGCCTCGGTCGACTTCGCGCTGGCGGTGGCCTGCCTCGGGGCGCTGCCGGCGGAGCGGGCGGTGGCCCTGCTGTCGGCGCGGGCCGAGCGGCTCACCAGGGAGCAGGAGGCGCGTCCGGCCGGGTCCACCGACATGGCCGAGCTGCACACCCTCCCGGACGGCTACTGGCACGGGCTGGTGGCGGCCGAGCTGGCCTGGATCGCGGCGCTGCTGGCACGGATCCGGTCGGCGGAACTGGCCTGGGCGGCCGGTCATCCGGTCGCCGTGCCGACGCCCACCGCCGCGTGA
- a CDS encoding response regulator — protein MASIVIAEDDRDIAELLATVLSNADHSVRTVPTGAAALEAIGAETPDLVILDHHMPGMSGLEVADRLRAEAATAGLPLIMLSAATPAAARHLCDLTISKPVRPRMLLEAVGELLAARVDGGPPADIHPDAATQLADVPRLLAVSDLLTRPAHAAGLDAFAERLAGLTGVPTAAITLMLNDTVVVAGSFGLPRWVREAGGVPAEWSPDTIVVAEDVPVLIGDSRENEEYADTPLFSVSGVRSYASVPLHSPEGHIVGTLCVMDERPGSCTEDTVQTLHSQRAAALGLLLPAGA, from the coding sequence ATGGCGTCCATCGTCATCGCGGAGGACGACCGCGACATCGCCGAACTGCTGGCCACCGTGCTGAGCAACGCGGACCACTCGGTGCGGACCGTCCCGACCGGCGCGGCCGCCCTGGAGGCGATCGGCGCCGAGACGCCCGACCTGGTCATCCTCGACCACCACATGCCCGGGATGAGCGGTCTGGAGGTGGCCGACCGGCTGCGGGCCGAGGCCGCCACCGCCGGACTGCCCCTGATCATGCTGTCCGCGGCCACCCCGGCCGCGGCCCGGCACCTCTGCGATCTCACCATCTCCAAGCCGGTACGTCCGCGCATGCTGCTGGAGGCGGTCGGTGAGCTGCTGGCCGCCCGCGTCGACGGTGGGCCGCCCGCCGACATCCACCCGGATGCCGCCACCCAGCTGGCCGACGTGCCCCGGCTGCTGGCCGTCTCGGACCTGCTGACCCGTCCGGCGCACGCCGCCGGCCTGGACGCCTTCGCCGAGCGGCTGGCCGGGCTGACCGGGGTGCCGACCGCGGCGATCACCCTGATGCTCAACGACACGGTGGTGGTGGCCGGGTCGTTCGGCCTGCCCAGGTGGGTCCGTGAGGCGGGCGGGGTGCCGGCCGAGTGGTCACCGGACACCATCGTGGTGGCCGAGGACGTGCCGGTGCTGATCGGCGACAGCCGGGAGAACGAGGAGTACGCGGACACGCCGCTGTTCTCGGTGAGCGGCGTGCGTTCCTATGCGAGCGTGCCGCTGCACTCGCCGGAGGGCCACATCGTCGGCACGCTGTGCGTGATGGACGAGCGGCCGGGCAGCTGCACCGAGGACACCGTGCAGACGCTCCACTCGCAGCGTGCCGCCGCGCTGGGGCTGCTGTTGCCCGCCGGCGCCTGA